In the genome of Deltaproteobacteria bacterium, the window GGCTACAAGATGACCGTGGTGGCGCTCGACGGCCGGCGCATCAGCAAGGTGCGGATCGAACGGCCGGGCCCCCGCGTCCCGCCCGCGAGCTAGCGACTCAGCTAACGCCGGGCGCCACGGCGATGGCGTTCTTGGTCGTGCGCTTGACCCCGTACATGGCGGCGTCGGCGGCGCGGAACAGGCCGTCGCCGTTGGCGGCGTGCTGCGGGAAGGTGGCCACGCCGATGCTGGCCGTCACCATCGAGATGTCGATGCCGTTGCCGTCCAAAGTGCTGGAGGCTTCGATCGCCTCGCGGATGGCCCGGGCAATGATGAGCGCGGCCGCCGTCTCGGTGTCGGGGAGCAGCACGACGAACTCGTCGCCGCCGAAGCGGGCGGCAATGTCGCCTGGGCGGATCAGGTGGCCGATCATGCGTCCGATGGACGCGATGGTGCGGCTGCCGACCAGGTGCCCATGGCTGTCGACCACGGTCTTGAAGTTATCCAGGTCGAGCACCAGCAGCGACAGCGGCTGGCCGTTCGCCTGTGCCTGTGCCACCGCCTGCGGCAGCACGCGGTTGAAGTGGCGGGTATTGGCTAGCCCGGTGAGATCATCGGTAATCGAGGCCAGCTGCGCTTGCCGGTATAGCGACGCGTTTTCAATGGCGATGGCGGCGTGATCGGCCAACGTTTGCACCAGCCGTTGCTCTTCCTCGGTGAAGGCGGAGCCGTCGACCTTGTTGACGACCTCGATGACGCCCAACAGCGTATCCTTTGAAACGACCGGCAGGCACAGCAGACTGCGGGTCTTGAGCTGGGCCTTGCGCTCAACCCCGCGAAAATGGCGCGGGTCGCGGCTGACGTCGGGCACGCACGCGGGCTGGCGGTGCTGCGCCACCCAACCGGCGATGCCCTGATCGGCGCGAATGCGCAGGCCGTCGATTACGCCCGCCTGCAACGTGCGCGAGGCGGTGAACACCAGCTCGCGGCCGGACTGGTCGCGCATCAGCAGCGAGCAGGCCTCGCTCGGTACCGCCGCGCTCACCTGTGCCAGCACGCGGCGCGTGACCCCGGGGTCTCCGGCTAACATCTCGGCGCTGACCGTGGCCGCCAGCTCGGCGGCAATCGCTTCCAGCAACTGCTGGTCGTTGTCGGTGAAGGTGCCGCCGTCGGTGCGGTTGAGCACCTCGATAACGCCGACCACGTTGCGGCCCTGGGCGATCGGAACGGCGAGCACGGAGCGGGTGGAGAACTGCGCCGCCTGGTCGATGAGCCGGTAGAAGCGCGGGTCCTGCTCGGCCCGGTCGACTCGGGCACTGCGCCCCGAGTGCGCCACCCAGCTGGCGATGCCCTGATCGGCCGGGACGTGCATGCCGACGATGGTGTTTTCGCGCAGTGTTTCGGTGGCCGCGAATACCAGCTCGTTGCGCTCGCCATCGTAGAGCAGCAGCGACAGCGCCTCGGCATTTGTGACCAGCTTGATGCGATTGAGAATGATGCGCAGGATCTCGGCCAGGTCGAGCGTCGAGGTCAGCGCCTTGATCAACTCGTTGAGCGCCGACAGTTCGGCGAGCTGCCGCTGTAACTGCGGTGCGGCTGACTCGGTGGACATTGCTGCTGGGCTTAGCGCAGGCGGCGGGAAAGTTCAAAGCCCGATGCTGCTGCACCCTCGCCTCAGATGACTCCGGCTTCCTTCAATTTCGCCACCTCATCCCAGCTGTAGCCGAGCATCCCGGTGAGGACCTCCTCGGTGTGCTGGCCAAGCTCGGGGGCGGGCAGGCGCACACTGCCCGGGGTCGCGCTCAGCCGAATCGGAATGCCGACGACCTGCGTGGTCCCGAAGGCTGGGTGGTCGAAGTCATGGACGTAGTCGTTGGCGAGCACTTGCGGATCACCGGGCAGGTCATCGACACTGTTGACGACGGTGAAGATGAAGTCCCCACCCCGGGCGAGCACCTCGAGCCAGTGGTCGCGCGGCGCGGTGGCGAAGATCTCGTCGAGGAGGGCGATGCACTCGGCGGCGTGCGCGGTGCGGGCGCGCATGTCGCAGAAGCGCAGGTCCTCGGCCAGCTCCGGCCGGCCGAGCACACGGCAGAGGTCGGCCCAGTAGCGGTCGGGTTGCAGCATCCCCAGCGCCAGCCACTGGCCGTCACGGCAGCGGTAGTGATTCCACAACGGGTTATTGGTGTAGGCGCGGGCTTGGCGCGGAATCGCAAAGCCCATCATCAAGCGCGCCGCCACGCTCAGGCCTTGCAGCCAAGTCATACTGCCCAAGTGTGAGGCATCAACGTCCTGGCCGACACCGTAGCGATCGCGCGCAATCACCGCGGCCAGCACGCCGTAGGCGAGCATAATCGCGCCCATCTGATCGGCGATGCCGCCGGCAATCGCTACCGGCGGCATGTCGGGTTCACCGGCGGCGAGCATGATGCCCGAGCGCGCCTGCGCCATGTAATCGAACGACGGCGCGCCGCTTTCAGGCCCCTCGGGACCGTAACCCGAGGCGCTGGCGTAGATCAGCTTGGGGTTGTGTTGGCGCAGCGTAGCGGCGTCTAAACCCAGCCGGGCGGCAACACCTTGGCGGAAATTCTGCATGAAGACATCCGCGCGCGCCGCCAGCTGGCAGACGATGTCGCGGCCGGCGGCTGTCTTAACGTCGATGGCGATGCTCTTCTTGTTGCGATTATTGGCCTCGAAGTAGAAGTTGGGCCGCCCCTCCATGGCGATGCCGCTGATCCGTGTCAGCCCGCGGCCGGGATCACCAGCCACCCGCTCCTCGATCTTGATTACCTCGGCTCCCAGATCACCTAGCATCACCGAGGCCACCGGGCCTTGCTGCCAGATGGTCCAATCGATCACACGGATTCCTTCAAGCGGCATGGGCATGACTACGATCTCACCTTGGACTTGGCGCGCGGCTTGGCGGCCGCGCGGCTGCGCCTTTCTGCTTCGGCCTTGAATTCCAGCACCGACTGCTGCACCGCGGAGCGTTCCAGCAGGCGGCGGATCGGGCCGGGCACCCAGAAGCCGGTGACCACCGCCTGGCGGCAGGTGGCCTGCGTGGTCCTAGCCGTGAGCTTCTCGAACTCGTACGAGCCCTCGATCGATTGGATGTCGCCCTCGACCGAATGCCAGGTCAGGCGGTGCGGCTCATTGTATTCGTACTCCAGCACGTAGCGCAGCGTCTTGAGCTTCATGTTGATGTGAAACTCGACCAGACGCGCCAGACCATCCGGGTAGCGTTCGAGCACGTGGATCTCCTCGATCGCCGGCGACCAGGCCGGATAGGCATCGAAGTCGGTGATCGCAGCGAAGCAGTCGCGCACCGGCGCTGCCACCTCGGCAGAAAACTCCTGAGCCCCTGCAAGCGACATGGGCGCAGACTAGTCCGGATCGGAGCGGATTTGCAACGATCGGCAAGCGCGCCACGGCACCGGGCAGAGCGGCCGCTCAGTAGGCTGGCTGAGGCGAAGTCACTTTGTTAGGCCGCGGCCAGGGTGCTTGACTCCTCGGCTCGGCGCGCTCACATTCGCCGGGTGCGATCCCCGCGGCTGATGTTCTTGGCTTCGCTATTTCTGCTGATCCCGGCGGTGGCGTTGATCGTCGTCGGTGTGCTGGTGCTGGTGTTCAGTCGCGCGGTGGTAGACGTCACCTTCGGAGTGCTGATCCTGTGTTCGTGCGCCGTGCTGCTGGGTGGGGCGGTGTGGCTGGTGGTGTCGCTCAAACGAACCTCGGACCTGTCGCAGCTGCAGCTCGACTTTCTCTCCAAAGTGTCGCACGAGTTCAAGACCCCGCTGACCAGCATCCGCATGTTCGTCGATACCCTGGCGGAAAGGCGCTTGACCTCGGAAGCGCAAACGGCGCGCTGCTTGACCCTGCTGCGGCAAGAGACCGAGCGCTTGAGCGCGCTCATCGATCGGCTGCTGGACTTCGGCCGCATGCAGGCCGGCAAGATGGTTTACCATCGCGAACCCGAGTCGGTGGCGGCGGTGGTGGAGGCGGCGCTGCGGGCTTTCGAGCCGCTGCGCGAGCAAGAGCAAGTGGCGGTGGAGATCGACGTGCAGCCGGATCTGCCGCCGGTGCTTGCCGACCGTGAGGCGGTGAGTGGTGCGCTGCTCAATTTGCTGCACAACGCCTGCAAGTACAGCGGCGAGGTCAAGCGCATTCGGGTCGAGTGCCGGCGAGAAAACGGCCGCGTCGCGCTGTCGGTACTCGACAACGGCCCGGGGGTTCCGCGGCGCGAGCGCCGGCGCATCTTCGAGGTCTTTTACCGCATGGACGACCGCCTCAGCCGGCGCGTCGGCGGCAGCGGCCTCGGCCTGGCGATCGTGCGTCACGTCGCCCAAGCCCACGGCGGCCGTGTGCGGGTGACCAGTCGCGCCGGAGGCGGCGCGGCGTTCTCCATTCTCTTGCCCGTCCTCAGCGGTTGACTCGCCCCCCCGCTGCCACACTTAGGCGCAACCATGCCCAATGAACGCATACTGCTGATCGAAGATGATCCGGCGATCGTCGCCGGGCTGGAAATGAACTTGTCGCTGGAAGGCTACGAAGTGGTCTCGGCTCGTGACGGTGACAGCGGGCTCAAACGGGTGGAGGACGGCAAGCCGGACCTGATTCTACTCGACATCATGCTGCCCAAGCGCAACGGCCTCGAAGTGTTGCGCCGCATCCGTGCGCACAATGCCGAGATTCCCGTACTGATCATCAGCGCCCGCGGCGACGAAAGCGATAAGGTGCTCGGCCTGGAGTTGGGTGCCGATGACTACATCAGCAAGCCGTTCAGCGTCAGCGAGCTGCGCGCACGCATCAACGCCCGCTTGCGCCGCAAGCGGGTGGGAGCGGCCGGGCGCCAGCTCGAAGGCTTCGGCGAGGTGCGGGTCGATTGCGAGCGCTATCGCGTCACCCGCGCCGGCAAGGAAGTGCCGATGACCGCGCGCGAGTTCGCGGTGCTGGCCTATTTCCTGCGCAACCCGGATCGAGTGATCACGCGCGACATGTTGTTGCACGCGGTGTGGAAGCTGGAGTTCTCGACCCTACGGACGGTGGACAACTTCATCGCCCGCTTGCGTGCCAAACTCGAACCCGATCCCGACAATCCGCGCTACCTGCTCACAGTCCGTGGCGTGGGCTATCGCTTCGAGCCCGAGGGCGGTGGCGCGGGTTGAGGAAGCGGGCACCGAGGGGCCGGCACCGCCCAGATTGCGGGGCGAGTGCTCGGCGGCGCCGGCGCGGCTATGCTCGCTTCTCCGCCAGCTGCAACCACGCGGGGCCGTAGAGCATGTAGCTGGCCCAGGCCCAGGCGCCCTTGCCGCCGGCACGGCGCGTGGCGCGGCGAGCCGCCAGCAGGGCATCGCCGAGCCCGGTGCCTGCGGCCACCGCCTGATAGAAAGCAAGTGCGAAGCTGACCGCTTCCAGGTCAGGGATACTCCAAAACGTGCCCACGTAAGCCCGCACCCCGGCCTGCAGCAGCGCTTCGGCGAAGCCGTAGGATTGGCGCAGGCCGACGATGCCGACTTGGCAGGCGTTGGCGAAGATCAACAGCGGCGGGCGCTCATAGCCGCGCACTTCACGCGCGGTGAGCATGCCGTCGGCTTCGCCCGGCAAGACCAGGCCGCTGCGCTCGGGCCGCTCCAGGTCGTACTCGCCGTGTCCGGCGTAGTGCAGAATATCGACGGCGCCCGCTTGCATCAGCGCGCTGACACGGCCTTCGCTACACTCAGCTCGGCCGATGAACGTGTGCACCTCGAAGCGGGCGTCGCGGCGCAGCAGGCGAGCGAGCTGCTGAGCCTCGCGGGCGGCGGCAGGGAGGTTGTCCGTGGGGTTGCCGACGATCGCCACCCGTAGGCGCCGCGGGCGCGACCCCGGCAGCAGATAGGTGTTGGCCGGGCGGTGGTCGGCGGCTATCGCCAAGCGCCGCGCTACCGCCATACGCAGAGCGATCGGCTGCTGGCCGGCCGGCAGCAATTCCCACGGCACCGAGGCCGCGGCCGGCTCCAAGTTCAGCGTCGCCTGGGTGAAGCCGTCGCGGTCGTACAGCGGCTTTGCCAGCTGGCGCGGGAAGACGGCTTCCAAGCGCTTGCCGAAGCGCTGCAGCGCCGCCACCTTGGGCGCGTCCGGGCCGCGGGATTCCATGGCGTCCTTGAGTTGCTGCACTTCTCTTCCCAGGGTTTGCGGGTTGACCGCGGTCTGTTTCGTGGGGATGGCGGCGGCGCCCATCAAGAAATAGCGCAGACCGCCGGGTGCCGCCTCGATCCAGTAGCTCAGCTCGTTGTAACCCCGGCCCGGCGCCTGCTGCGGCGGCGGGGCCAGCTGCGGCAGTTCCTTGTGCTCGATCTCGACGCCGCGCGCAGCCCAGTAGGGAACGGCCTCGGCCACCAGGCGGTAGAGCTCGCGGTAGCGGCGAGGGTTGGCCTCACATAGAGTCATAGCGCGAAACAGTCCATCGGTGTCGACGGCGTCCAGTCCGATGAGAAATCCTTCGAGCAGGAATTGCAGCGAGTGCTCCAGTCTCAACGAGGTGCCGGCGCCGATCGGCACGGTGGCGAAGTCGGTGACGTGCACCTGGTGCAGCGCCCGGGCGAGGTTTTCGCCGACCTGGCGCAGCACTGCCGCGTTGAAGTAGCGGGCCTCGCCCAGACCGGCGAGCACGGCCAGCTCGGCGGGAATGGCGGCACCGGGCACCGGCAGGAACAGCAGTTCGCCCGCGCCGCCGTGAATCGCGCCCTGGTGGAAGAGCTGGGTGACGTAACCGTCGACCTTGGCGTCGAGGGCGGCCAGCGAGCTTTGCGGCCTGACGCCGGGGAATACGCCCAGTACCAGCGCGTAGCTCGGGGCCTCGGTAACCGAGCCGCAAGCGGTCTTGATCAACAGCCGGCGTGCCCGCCGAGCGACGGCCGGCGGCGGCGGCGCTGCGCGCTCGGGTGTTCGGGCCGGGGCCTGACGTAGGAATGGCTGTAGCACCGCCGCCGTCGCCCGTTGCAGCGCGGCTCGTTGCGCCGCGGTGGTGGCGCGTGTGAGCTCTTGGCGCAGGCGGCGGGCGGCCTCGATCTGCGCGGCGGGCGACGGCGCCGGCGGCGGTGCGGCGCGCCCGCGCCGAGCGGCGATGAACGCGGGGACCGCCGGCAGCGCTGGCGCCGTGTACGGCCGCGTAACCGCGCGCGCACGGCTCAAGGGCAGTGCCGGCGGCAACGCCACCGCACGACCTTCGAGCGCGGCGCAAGTAGCCTCGATCACCTCGGGCTCACTCGGAAGTGAGCCGTGTTCAGTGGCGGTGAAGTAGGTGCGTTCGACTCCATCGAGCAGGCACAAGTCCAGCGGGACAGTGCCGTCGCCGGCCTCGGAGGAACGGAACTCGAAGCGTCCGGGGCGGCGTAGTCTGATTTCAGTGACGGTGTCCTGCCCGTAGCCGGCGATCAGGGTGTAGCGCGCCCGCGTGCTGGCGTCATCGGCAAGCTGCTCCTGGAACTTGCGCGCGCGCACCAAAGCGGCTGCGGCTGGGGCGGCATTGCCCCAGGTGTTGCCGGCGAAGAAATCAATCGCGGCCTTGGCCTGGTTGGGCAGCATTTGCAACAGCCCGGGAAATGAACGGAACACGGCAGTCAGCGTCGCGGCGGAGTTAGCAAGGTCGAGGCGGGCGACCCACTGGAACAGCCCCTCTTCACCGGTGAGGACCAGCACGGGCTTGAAGCTGCCGAAATTGGGCGTGCCGAGCATGATCAAGCGGCTGACGCGGGCGGCGGCCGCGGGGTGTGCCTGGAACATGCGCCGGCTGACCAGACCGCCCATGCTGTGGGCTACCAGCGACACCGGCCGTTCAGGCGGCAGCGCCTCGATGGTATTGGCGAGCACGGCGGCGGACTCGCGAATGTCGCGGCGCCAGTCGAAGCAGTGCGCCCGTGCGTCGAAGCCGCGCTCGTGCAGCGCTTCGATGAGATCGCCGTAATAGCTGTCGAAGATCCCGCTGGCGCTGATGTGCACCCGCGGGTTGGCATCGCTGCGGCCGTCGGCGGTGAGTTGGAGCTGGGCCAGTTGGCCGGCGACCAGGCCGAGCGGATCGAGCCAGATCAGACCGTAGCCGCTGCGCTGCGTATCGCTCAGCTCGCTGCCGAGGATTCCCGGAAGCACCAGCACAATCGGCTGCTTGCTTCCGCGGGTGCTAGCGCTAGCGGTGCTGCGGACAGCGGACCTCTGCGCACGAGCCATGGCCACCTCCAAGCAAGGTAGTATCGCCGGCTGAGCTACCGCACATTGTTGGAGGTTGCAAACATCGCCAGTGAGACTCGCAGGGTCACTCGCCCACGCCGCGACCTTTCTCCCGTATACCCACCACTCGTGGCGAAGACTAAGCTGTCGCGAAGAAGAAGCTTGACGGCTTGATCGGCACCGCGCTACCAGCCGGCGCGCGCGTGTTGCTGTACCGCACGCTGAGTAGTCGCCGTGGTTGCTACGGGGGAAGCATGGGTGTGGCGCGAGAAACAACACCAAATTGGCCAGGGCATAGACCAATCGTGCCCCTTTCCAGCCGCCTTCCACACCCCGGCGCCATCCGCGCCATCCAGGGGCGGCGATCAGTAAGATGGTCGTGCCACGCAAAGACTTTCGCAGATAGCTCGGGACGTGCTCGAAGCATGAGCACGGTCCTTTCGACGAGCTTGGGCCGTTTTCAGGCAAGTCTGCGACAAATTCGTCACATTGTGACGCCGAATGTCACGCCTACTCTTTGGAGCGAGTCGTGTGGTCCATTGACGAGGAGATGCGCCGAGTCGGTCAAAGGTGCGCAGAGGGCGCCGATCTCCGTGACTTCGCAGGCGCGTACGCAAAAGAGGCGGGCCGCCGTGGTCCTCGGCAGCCCCTGGGCGGTTCGGATGACCGCGCTCGGCGTGGTTGGCGGCCTCGGCGGCCACGTCCACCGCCTCGCTGATCCGTTCCACCGCCTTGGCCGGCACGACCACGCCCGCCACCTCGGCCAAGTTGCGACGGAGCGCATCGAAGGGCTCCTGGGCCCGCATTCGAGCCATCAACCGGCGCATCCCGCTGAAGGAGGTGTCGACCACGTCGAGGTCCTCGTCCTTCGGGATGACCCCGCGCCGTCTGGGGGTGCACACTGCGCGCAGTGATAGTAGGCGCGTCGGACCTGCTAGCGCACCCGCCACCGGCCGGGGTTTCCGGAAAACACCGGCCAGAAGTTTCGGAACCCACAGCTGTCGGTGAACAAGGCGCTGAACGGCTGCGGGTGATCGCGCGCACGCAAGACGGGAGGAGGGAATGCTAGTGTCAGAGTAAGCGGCAGGTGAAAGCAGGAAAGAAGCGGACGCCCTACAAAACCATGACAACAGGGAAGGAGAAGAAAAGATGACTCGAAATCGCGTAACAATGACAATCGCGGCGGCTTGCACGCTGGTGTGCTTGCCGGCGGCCAGCCATGCCCTCATCACTTGTCGCAACACAACCACCGGCGATCTCGTGGCCCGCTCGACGTGCCTGGCCGGCGAGGTGGCGGCGAACGCCAAGTCCATCAGGCTCTTGCCGCGGATCTTCGCCGGCGCGCTGCATAGCCTGCAGCCAATACCCGACGCTGCCCCAAATAACTGGCCAAGTGGCACCGTGGCGACCTTGAACGTCCCCATTGCCGGCACCTTCCATATCACCGGCAAGGCCGACGTCGGCGAGTGGAGCGGCACAGCCACCCCGGTGCGATGCGTCCTTAAGGCTGGAGGTGACTACGACGAGGCGAACGCCGGGCTGCTCAACAGCGATGAGATGCTCAGCTTCGACTTCGTGCACACGTTCGCGGCAGCCGGCCCGGTCTCGCTGCTGTGTACCGACTGGGGTGTGGGGCCGGCGCAGATTTGGTTGGTGAGAATCGCGGCGCAGGAGGTGCAGGGCAGCTCCTCCATGTTGTCCGCGCCCCCAGACCTGATTCCGATCAACATGGACAATTTGGGCTACTGCACAAACGACACAAATTACTTCTACGTGAAGAACCAAGGCCCCAGCTGGGCGCCGGCTTCGACCGCTCGCATCGGCCGCTGCAACGTGGATGTAGCCGTGCCGGCTTTGAGCCCCGGTGCAGTCCTCTTCTTTCCGGTACCAGCCGGTTGCGACCGGCAAGACGAGATCACGGTTGACTTCTACAATGCTGCGGCCGAGAGCGACGAGGGCAACAACAGCTCCGCTTGCTACATTATGAGGTGACCGAACGGCGGGCAAGAACCGCCAGCTCGCAGCAGAACGGGCCCGGCGCGGATTTGCCGTCCGCGCCGGGCTCACGAGGAATCACCGCGCAGCTACGAGGGCGACGCTGCAGTTACGGCCCGGAGCCTCTTTCGCAGCACTAGTAGCCACGCCACGGGGTCAGGTCTTGATAGCGATAGAGGTGGATGCTAGGAATGCCATCGGATGGCTCGGCCGCTACGCATCACCTTTCCCGGGGCCTGTTACCACGTAACGGCGCGGGGCAATGAGCGCAAGCCGATCTTTCGCGATGACCGGGATCGGGCGCGCTTTCTGGAGATTCTTGCCGACAGCATCCGCCGCTTTGGCCTGGTGCTGCACGCCTACGTGCTGATGCGCAATCACTACCACCTGCTGCTGGAAACCCCCGAGGCGAACTTGGCGCGCGCCATGCGCCAGCTCAACGGCGTGTATACCCAGGACTTCAATCGGCGCCACCGCCGGGTCGGGCACGTCTTGCAAGGGCGCTACAAGGCTATTGTGATTGAGAAGGATAGTTATCTGCTGGAGCTGAGCCGCTATATCCACCTCAATCCGGTGCGGGTTGGGGAAGTAGCGGCGGCGGCGCGCTTTGCGTGGAGCAGCACCGCGGCCTATGTCGGACGCAGGCGCGCACCGCAGTGGCTGCGGATTGATGAGGTGCTGAGCCATTTCGGCCGGCGGCGGCGCACGGCTCAACGCGCCTACGCCCGCTTTGTCGCAGAGGGAGTTGGGGCGCAGGAGCCACGGCCGTGGGAAGAGGTGGTCGGGCAGACGCTGCTGGGGGCCGAGCGGTGGATGGAGCGGATGCGGCGGCGGGTCGAGGCGGGAGAGAATGACCTCGAGGTGCCGGCGAGGCGGCAGCTGCGAAGGCGGCCGCCGCTGTCGGTGGTGTTCACGCAGGTGAGCCGGCGAGCAGGGGTACGGCGGGAGAACCTCGAGCGGCCAACGCCCGGGCGAGTGAACTTGGCGCGGTTAGCGGCAGTGCAGGTGGCGTGGGAGCTCTGCGGCGCGACGCAAGGCGAGATCGGGGCAGCCTGTGGGGTGACGCCCTTTGCCGTGAGCAAGATGCTTCGGCGAGCCGGAGCGTTGAAGGCGACGGATCGGAAGTTCCGGAAGCTGATCGACTCCACCTCTATCGCACTCCAGACGTGACCCTATCGCACTGTTACTGACCCTATCGCACTGTTATCGCACTGACCCTATCGTACTCTTACCGGTCTTCACGTCCCAAATTACAGTTGTGCCCGAGAAAGCTGAGAGGCGCTCACTCACTATCAGGTGTAAACGCCAGGTTCCGAACGCGGTCTGGTGGTCCGCGCAATGCGCACGCGTCGCGCGCGGGCGCGTTGCGCGGACGAAGGTTGGCCCTCTGGGAGTCATCCGTTCAAGCCCCTACGAGCTATCGCCGCAGGACTCCCGCCAACCACCGGAACGGAACGGATGGCCTTCAGTCCTCGCTAATCCGTTAAATTCGCTCAATCCGTTGTAAGCGCCGGCCCTGGCTCGCCCAGCACCAGGTAAGCGTTGACGCCGCCATAGCCGTAGCTGGTGACCAGAGAGGTGCGAATGCGAGCGGGTCTCGGGCTACCCGGAACGTAATCGAGGTCGCACTCGGGAGCGGGTGTATGCAGGTTGTGGGTCGGCGGAATCAGCTGGTGCCGGATTGCCAAGGCCGCCGCGGCGGATTGGAAAGCTCCCGCAGCCCCGAACGGATGCCCCAGCACTCCCTTTATTGAGCTTACCGGCAGGCGTGCCGCCCACTCGCCGAAGGCGCGCTTGATGACTAGCGTCTCCTTGCGATCGAATGCCGGCGAGGAGTTGGCGTGGGCACATACGTAGTCGATGTCCGCAGCAGTGAGGTGGCTGCGACTGATGGCCCGGTGCATCGCCCGTGCGCCGGTCTCGCCGGACGGGTCCGAGCAATATAGCCCGTTGGCATCGCATGACGACGCCGAGCCGAGGATCTCGGCGTACGCGCGCGCGTTGCGGCGGGCCACGCGCTCTGCCGCTTCGAGCACGAACAGGCAGCTGCCCTCGCTGAGCACCATGCCACAGTGGGCCCGGTCAAATGGCCGGGAGGCTTGGGCCGGGTCACCGTCGAACGTCGATAATTCCAATGTGCGGCCCATGCCGGCCATAACCATTGGGATCAGCGGGCTCTCCGTGCCACCGGCAATACACATGTCCAAATCGCCGCTCGCAACCAGCGCGGCGCCATGGGCGATGGCGTGCAGGCTGGCCGGACAACCACTCGAGAACGTGAGCTGGCAGCCGCGGGCCCCGATCGCGCCCGCGACCTCGACACCAGACGAGTAGTTCGGGGTGGCGTTGGCCACGAACGGGTTGACCCGGCGTGCGCCGCGCTCCATGAGAATAGAGTGCTGCTGCTCTGCTTCGCGCCAGCCGCCCAAGGCGGTGCCGAGGCAAACGCCGACTAGCTCCGGATCGTAGAATGCGGCCGGTAGCCGTGCGTCGCGCAGCGCCAACTCGGCTGCACCGAGGGCGAGTTGGGTGACGTGGGT includes:
- a CDS encoding beta-ketoacyl-[acyl-carrier-protein] synthase family protein, whose protein sequence is MQRVLITGIGLIGPTGNGLDAFWQSLVEGRSGIGRITRFDPTSYPCQVGGEVRDLSYEDLLDPRKLRTTTHVTQLALGAAELALRDARLPAAFYDPELVGVCLGTALGGWREAEQQHSILMERGARRVNPFVANATPNYSSGVEVAGAIGARGCQLTFSSGCPASLHAIAHGAALVASGDLDMCIAGGTESPLIPMVMAGMGRTLELSTFDGDPAQASRPFDRAHCGMVLSEGSCLFVLEAAERVARRNARAYAEILGSASSCDANGLYCSDPSGETGARAMHRAISRSHLTAADIDYVCAHANSSPAFDRKETLVIKRAFGEWAARLPVSSIKGVLGHPFGAAGAFQSAAAALAIRHQLIPPTHNLHTPAPECDLDYVPGSPRPARIRTSLVTSYGYGGVNAYLVLGEPGPALTTD